One Anastrepha obliqua isolate idAnaObli1 chromosome 6, idAnaObli1_1.0, whole genome shotgun sequence DNA window includes the following coding sequences:
- the LOC129250476 gene encoding carnitine O-palmitoyltransferase 2, mitochondrial, with product MQFLQWLVPFSDVLPPAHHPFDMYLRDRRPLPLNYNPLLIMKHDTRSGYQNQLLRATNLVISSMRFWRSLQADILEPEIYHLNPNKTDTQGFRNLMRLMPRAVATYAAYAFKAFPLDMTQYSRLFGVSRIPGKGKDWLVQDERSKHILVMRRGNMYSVDVLNKDGNIERPNVILGRLHAVLQLDEDSGPSPVPFGALTSSNRDDWATMRQHLVENLEAENKRLLETEIDSALFCLCLDTTDDPVYSEDCFVPLLKHLLVGDAKNRWFDKSLSLIVSADGTAALNFEHSWGDGVAVLRYFNEIYKETTESPFADPGLDIENFEHIKSVRPIELKTDKLVEIAVEKAILNNTYIMKQLNINMLRYPLITKSLCKYHGISPDAIMQLSFQLAYKRAFNDYVGTYESCSTAAFRHGRTETVRPCTMATKQVCESLMQTRSKQPDTRDLYTSIKRCSQVHNKLVKEAAMGQGFDRHMFALKHQASLHGKRLPEIYNSKGYAKINHNIISTSTLSSTALLAGSFGPVVQDGLGIAYSIQDDYCGVIVSSYEKQRDGQAFVDNLETAFNDIYNILRMSSKKL from the exons gtTTGACATGTATCTGAGAGATCGACGCCCATTACCTCTTAACTATAATCCTTTGCTAATTATGAAGCATGATACGCGAAGTGGATATCAAAATCAGCTGCTACGTGCCACTAACTTAGTAATCAGTTCAATGAGATTTTGGCGTTCGCTTCAGGCAGACATTTTAGAGCCTGAAATTTACCATTTAAATCCTAACAAAACCGATACTCAAGGCTTTCGGAATTTGATGCGACTCATGCCACGTGCTGTAGCCACATATGCAGCGTATGCCTTTAAAGCTTTTCCTTTGGATATGACTCAGTACAGTCGACTTTTTGGCGTATCTAGAATACCCGGAAAAGGAAAAGATTGGCTGGTGCAAGATGAAAGGTCAAAACATATATTAGTTATGCGTCGAGGTAATATGTATTCTGTAGATGTTTTGAACAAAGATGGAAACATAGAACGACCTAATGTAATCCTTGGACGTTTACATGCTGTTCTCCAGTTGGATGAAGATAGCGGACCTTCTCCTGTGCCCTTTGGGGCTTTGACATCTAGCAACCGAGATGATTGGGCCACGATGCGTCAACATTTAGTAGAAAATTTAGAAGCAGAAAATAAGCGATTACTTGAAACGGAAATAGACTCGGCACTATTTTGCCTGTGTTTGGACACAACTGATGACCCCGTGTACAGTGAGGATTGCTTCGTACCCCTGTTAAAGCACTTACTTGTTGGAGATGCGAAAAATCG CTGGTTTGACAAGTCCTTATCGTTGATAGTAAGCGCGGATGGTACGGCTGCACTGAATTTCGAGCACTCTTGGGGCGACGGCGTCGCCGTATTgagatatttcaatgaaatatataaagaaaCCACAGAAAGTCCCTTTGCAGATCCTGGTTtagatattgaaaattttgaacacaTTAAGTCTGTGAGACCAATCGAACTGAAAACCGATAAACTAGTAGAAATAGCCGTAGAGAAAGCGATTTTAAATAATACTTATATAATGAAGCAACTTAATATAAACATGCTCCGTTATCCCCTTATAACTAAAAGTTTGTGTAAATATCATGGTATAAGTCCTGACGCGATAATGCAACTCTCGTTCCAACTTGCATACAAACGAGCATTTAACGATTATGTTGGAACCTATGAATCATGTAGTACGGCTGCATTCCGACATGGGCGCACCGAGACTGTGCGGCCATGCACTATGGCAACAAAACAAGTTTGTGAAAGCTTAATGCAAACGCGAAGTAAGCAACCTGATACGAGAGATTTGTATACCTCAATTAAACGATGTTCCCAAGTGCATAATAAGCTTGTAAAAGAAGCTGCCATGGGACAAGGCTTTGATAGGCATATGTTTGCCTTAAAACATCAAGCTTCACTTCATGGTAAACGATTGCCAGAAATATATAATAGcaaaggttatgcaaaaatcaaTCATAACATCATTAGTACTTCAACGTTATCTTCAACTGCTTTGCTGGCGGGTTCCTTTGGTCCTGTGGTTCAGGATGGATTGGGCATAGC GTATTCAATTCAGGACGATTATTGCGGGGTAATAGTTTCCTCTTATGAAAAACAGCGAGACGGACAAGCGTTTGTTGATAACCTCGAAACTGCGTTCAATGatatatataacattttaagAATGAGTTCAAAGAAGTtataa